One Candidatus Chazhemtobacterium aquaticus genomic window, TTTTTCACCCATTGATCCACCTTAGGCATCGGCAAACCTCTTTGCCCAGTCCAATACTCGCGACTTCTGCCAGACTCAACATATATCCTTTCATCATTTTTGTTCATTAATATTAAAGCCTGATAATTAAGTTTAACTTCCAACACCGCTTGCACGTGATCAAAATGACCGTGTGTCAAAAAGATCGCCTTTATCTTAATCTGCTCACGCATAATCTCCTCAGAAATGAACTCACCCTCATCCCCCGGATCAATAACAATACCCTCTCTACTTCCCTCATCCCATACCAAATAGCAATTAGCTTTAAGCTCACCAACCGGCAACTTTTTTATCTTCATAACACCCATCCTCTTATATTGCCCAAACCCTTTCCAAAGATCAAATCTCCTGATATAATACGCCTTGCCGGAAGAGCCATTGATATGCCAAAGTCTTACCAAACCAAGACCCCTATTTCCTAATCAGTAAGCACCTTTGGACTAATAGCCTCCGGAAACGGAGCTTTTTTATTTTTAAACCGCACTTTACCTACAGCCTACCTCGTTAACATATAAAACGAGGGCCGCTAGCTCATCTGGTAGAGCACTTCATTTG contains:
- a CDS encoding MBL fold metallo-hydrolase, producing the protein MKIKKLPVGELKANCYLVWDEGSREGIVIDPGDEGEFISEEIMREQIKIKAIFLTHGHFDHVQAVLEVKLNYQALILMNKNDERIYVESGRSREYWTGQRGLPMPKVDQWVKNGDLIKFGEEVFKVIEVPGHTPGSVCLYSEKRGVLFSGDVLFKNGIGRVDFSYSDPEAMRTSLIGLSKLPKETRVMPGHGEETSIGDEISNGVSVFREKESR